Proteins found in one Takifugu flavidus isolate HTHZ2018 chromosome 7, ASM371156v2, whole genome shotgun sequence genomic segment:
- the mpl gene encoding thrombopoietin receptor isoform X1, whose product MLAQCKSLTRPSAMELTFRWGISLITWWILVCCVSQIPHTFGTFNITKEDRLLLKDEENPKCFTRTLHDFTCFFETPDNGTYDLFYRVSGTKRCELFVQATEEGTFLHVCSFPAVDVLLYVEMQLEVVERSTDTHLYSRTVCVEDHLLLDPPYNVSMDHNGEPGQLQVSWKCDAPKFFEDDMMFMIRYTSTSLGQKIQEAKDGGILGSVVPGEVTEVQLRAKCASNPAAGPWSRWSKPVRAMVPQSSGDISLMCFTSDLHNITCMWNTTRYGPDNDFTLFYKTSPGDGSSWSDWAECLTEESLTDLCRFQGHQSSRFRVKLCSDPSPLSRTFYTPTFTMYQSIRTTPPSHLNRWWRRNKLCLKWDAPLPILFAHLQYEVCYQIRETNAWMIVSVEGPETSTCVKLPLGSHYSAKIRAKPTGNIYSGDWSDWSEVVTGDTPANKSLPGTFLLLCIPISMLMITVIAVALFPKYLSKLKLYFWPPVPNLDKVLQGYLVEMNGQGWNLPVTAKPCLEEIAPSFLEIMSDEEVLGSDKPERSTQLLPAEQKLPHPGPPDEPPDGEEYPGYVMLRKGTLIHCPKANMYIHNSTCESERPNVTNKSVQTCTDGSDCALLCSGNDFINQSYFPQAESAHGFKCRITAIRQSSNLYTNLPRSSKSPI is encoded by the exons atgtTGGCCCAGTGCAAGTCATTAACGCGTCCATCTGCCATGGAACTCACCTTCAGGTGGGGGATCTCCCTCATAACCTGGTGGATTTTAGTCTGCTGTGTATCCCAGATTCCTCACACATTCGGGACCTTTAACATAACTAAAGAGG ATCGTCTGCTCTTAAAGGACGAGGAGAATCCCAAGTGTTTCACGCGCACGCTGCATGATTTCACCTGCTTCTTTGAGACGCCAGACAACGGGACCTATGATCTGTTCTACAGGGTCAGCGG GACCAAAAGGTGTGAACTGTTTGTGCAGGCGACCGAAGAGGGAACGTTCCTCCACGTCTGCTCATTTCCTGCCGTGGACGTTCTCTTGTACGTGGAAATGCAGCTGGAGGTTGTGGAGCGCAGCACTGACACCCACCTGTACTCACGGACCGTCTGTGTGGAAGATCACC TGCTCCTGGACCCCCCCTACAATGTGTCTATGGACCACAACGGTGAACCAGGCCAGTTGCAGGTGTCGTGGAAATGTGACGCTCCAAAATTCTTTGAAGATGATATGATGTTTATGATCCGGTATACCTCGACGAGCCTGGGGCAGAAAATACAAGAG gcaaagGACGGGGGCATACTAGGCTCTGTGGTTCCAGGAGAGGTGACTGAGGTCCAGCTCAGAGCCAAATGTGCCTCAAACCCAGCTGCAGGTCCCTGGAGCAGATGGTCCAAACCGGTGCGAGCGATGGTTCCTCAGAGTTCAG GTGATATTTCACTGATGtgcttcacctctgacctgcacAACATCACCTGCATGTGGAACACGACCAGATACGGGCCAGACAATGACTTCACACTTTTCTACAAGACGAGTCCGGG TGACGGTTCGAGCTGGTCCGACTGGGCAGAGTGTCTGACCGAGGAGAGCCTGACCGACCTCTGCCGCTTCCAGGGACACCAGTCCTCGAGATTCAGGGTTAAGCTCTGCAGCGATCCATCTCCGCTCAGCAGAACCTTTTACACACCAACGTTCACCATGTACCAGAGCA tcAGGACAACTCCACCAAGTCATCTAAacaggtggtggaggagaaacAAGCTGTGCCTGAAATGGGATGCTCCGCTCCCCATTTTGTTTGCTCACCTGCAATATGAAGTCTGTTACCAAATCAGGGAGACAAATGCATGGATG ATAGTATCCGTAGAGGGTCCTGAAACCAGCACTTGTGTAAAACTTCCACTGGGCAGCCACTACAGTGCTAAGATCAGAGCTAAACCAACTGGAAACATCTACTCTGGTGACTGGAGTGACTGGTCAGAGGTAGTTACTGGTGACACCCCCGCCAACAAAA GTCTTCCAGGCACATTTCTACTGCTGTGTATCCCCATCTCCATGCTGATGATCACCGTCATCGCCGTTGCTTTGTTTCCTAAGTACTTGAG TAAACTCAAGCTGTACTTTTGGCCTCCAGTGCCCAACCTTGATAAGGTTCTTCAGGGGTATCTGGTAGAAATGAATGGACAGGGATGG AACCTCCCAGTAACGGCAAAGCCGTGTCTCGAGGAGATCGCTCCATCTTTTTTGGAGATAATGTCTGACGAAGAGGTGCTCGGTTCAGACAAGCCTGAGAGATCcacccagctgctgcctgctgagCAGAAGCTGCCCCACCCCGGACCACCAGATGAACCCCCCGATGGCGAAGAGTACCCAGGCTATGTGATGCTGAGGAAAGGAACACTCATCCACTGCCCCAAAGCGAACATGTACATCCACAACAGCACGTGTGAGAGCGAGAGGCCGAATGTGACAAACAAGTCCGTGCAAACGTGCACCGATGGCTCTGActgtgctctgctctgctcaggtAACGACTTTATCAACCAGTCGTATTTCCCTCAGGCAGAATCTGCACATGGGTTCAAGTGTAGGATTACAGCCATCCGCCAGTCTAGTAATCTCTACACGAATTTACCCCGCAGCTCAAAATCACCCATCTAA
- the mpl gene encoding thrombopoietin receptor isoform X2, which translates to MLAQCKSLTRPSAMELTFRWGISLITWWILVCCVSQIPHTFGTFNITKEDRLLLKDEENPKCFTRTLHDFTCFFETPDNGTYDLFYRVSGTKRCELFVQATEEGTFLHVCSFPAVDVLLYVEMQLEVVERSTDTHLYSRTVCVEDHLLLDPPYNVSMDHNGEPGQLQVSWKCDAPKFFEDDMMFMIRYTSTSLGQKIQEAKDGGILGSVVPGEVTEVQLRAKCASNPAAGPWSRWSKPVRAMVPQSSGDISLMCFTSDLHNITCMWNTTRYGPDNDFTLFYKTSPGDGSSWSDWAECLTEESLTDLCRFQGHQSSRFRVKLCSDPSPLSRTFYTPTFTMYQSIRTTPPSHLNRWWRRNKLCLKWDAPLPILFAHLQYEVCYQIRETNAWMIVSVEGPETSTCVKLPLGSHYSAKIRAKPTGNIYSGDWSDWSEVVTGDTPANKSTFLLLCIPISMLMITVIAVALFPKYLSKLKLYFWPPVPNLDKVLQGYLVEMNGQGWNLPVTAKPCLEEIAPSFLEIMSDEEVLGSDKPERSTQLLPAEQKLPHPGPPDEPPDGEEYPGYVMLRKGTLIHCPKANMYIHNSTCESERPNVTNKSVQTCTDGSDCALLCSGNDFINQSYFPQAESAHGFKCRITAIRQSSNLYTNLPRSSKSPI; encoded by the exons atgtTGGCCCAGTGCAAGTCATTAACGCGTCCATCTGCCATGGAACTCACCTTCAGGTGGGGGATCTCCCTCATAACCTGGTGGATTTTAGTCTGCTGTGTATCCCAGATTCCTCACACATTCGGGACCTTTAACATAACTAAAGAGG ATCGTCTGCTCTTAAAGGACGAGGAGAATCCCAAGTGTTTCACGCGCACGCTGCATGATTTCACCTGCTTCTTTGAGACGCCAGACAACGGGACCTATGATCTGTTCTACAGGGTCAGCGG GACCAAAAGGTGTGAACTGTTTGTGCAGGCGACCGAAGAGGGAACGTTCCTCCACGTCTGCTCATTTCCTGCCGTGGACGTTCTCTTGTACGTGGAAATGCAGCTGGAGGTTGTGGAGCGCAGCACTGACACCCACCTGTACTCACGGACCGTCTGTGTGGAAGATCACC TGCTCCTGGACCCCCCCTACAATGTGTCTATGGACCACAACGGTGAACCAGGCCAGTTGCAGGTGTCGTGGAAATGTGACGCTCCAAAATTCTTTGAAGATGATATGATGTTTATGATCCGGTATACCTCGACGAGCCTGGGGCAGAAAATACAAGAG gcaaagGACGGGGGCATACTAGGCTCTGTGGTTCCAGGAGAGGTGACTGAGGTCCAGCTCAGAGCCAAATGTGCCTCAAACCCAGCTGCAGGTCCCTGGAGCAGATGGTCCAAACCGGTGCGAGCGATGGTTCCTCAGAGTTCAG GTGATATTTCACTGATGtgcttcacctctgacctgcacAACATCACCTGCATGTGGAACACGACCAGATACGGGCCAGACAATGACTTCACACTTTTCTACAAGACGAGTCCGGG TGACGGTTCGAGCTGGTCCGACTGGGCAGAGTGTCTGACCGAGGAGAGCCTGACCGACCTCTGCCGCTTCCAGGGACACCAGTCCTCGAGATTCAGGGTTAAGCTCTGCAGCGATCCATCTCCGCTCAGCAGAACCTTTTACACACCAACGTTCACCATGTACCAGAGCA tcAGGACAACTCCACCAAGTCATCTAAacaggtggtggaggagaaacAAGCTGTGCCTGAAATGGGATGCTCCGCTCCCCATTTTGTTTGCTCACCTGCAATATGAAGTCTGTTACCAAATCAGGGAGACAAATGCATGGATG ATAGTATCCGTAGAGGGTCCTGAAACCAGCACTTGTGTAAAACTTCCACTGGGCAGCCACTACAGTGCTAAGATCAGAGCTAAACCAACTGGAAACATCTACTCTGGTGACTGGAGTGACTGGTCAGAGGTAGTTACTGGTGACACCCCCGCCAACAAAA GCACATTTCTACTGCTGTGTATCCCCATCTCCATGCTGATGATCACCGTCATCGCCGTTGCTTTGTTTCCTAAGTACTTGAG TAAACTCAAGCTGTACTTTTGGCCTCCAGTGCCCAACCTTGATAAGGTTCTTCAGGGGTATCTGGTAGAAATGAATGGACAGGGATGG AACCTCCCAGTAACGGCAAAGCCGTGTCTCGAGGAGATCGCTCCATCTTTTTTGGAGATAATGTCTGACGAAGAGGTGCTCGGTTCAGACAAGCCTGAGAGATCcacccagctgctgcctgctgagCAGAAGCTGCCCCACCCCGGACCACCAGATGAACCCCCCGATGGCGAAGAGTACCCAGGCTATGTGATGCTGAGGAAAGGAACACTCATCCACTGCCCCAAAGCGAACATGTACATCCACAACAGCACGTGTGAGAGCGAGAGGCCGAATGTGACAAACAAGTCCGTGCAAACGTGCACCGATGGCTCTGActgtgctctgctctgctcaggtAACGACTTTATCAACCAGTCGTATTTCCCTCAGGCAGAATCTGCACATGGGTTCAAGTGTAGGATTACAGCCATCCGCCAGTCTAGTAATCTCTACACGAATTTACCCCGCAGCTCAAAATCACCCATCTAA